The Procambarus clarkii isolate CNS0578487 chromosome 61, FALCON_Pclarkii_2.0, whole genome shotgun sequence sequence ACCGGTTCTCCGGGAACCGTCCAGTTCCTTCGTTTATTCTAGCTGTGTCATCTTGTGTTGATCTTGAGAGAGTGTGATGGTTCGTGGCAGACGAGGCGTGTTACAAGGCTTTTCATTCGTCCAAGAACTCTTCGGGTCCTTTGTGGCTCGTCCTGGATCAATAGACCCGTAAATAAATATAGAAATTGACAGATAAATTGATGTAGAGAAATATAGAGTGGTGATGAAGGGATGGTGAATATTGTTATGTGTAAGGAGGAGGATTTTGAAGATGTTATGGTTCGTAATGATGTTGGAAATGGGGATTCAAGTTGATTTGCAACTCTTGGGAGTCGGGCTTGCGTTGCAGAGCAGCTGTGCAACAAATGTTAGCCTGTGTTATGCGGTTTCATCTAAGATGCAGGGTAGGGGAGggacaagtacacacacacacacacacacacacacacacacacacacacgaacaaatccacaagggccgtgacgaggattcgaacctgcgtccgggagcatcccagacactgccttgtctgggatgtatgtgtgtgtgtgagcatcacacatacacattcacacataaacacatacaggtgAACAGCAAAAAGGTACACATGAAAAGGAACAGAGACAACCAAAGGATTGCTTGAAGTACTGTCCCATTAGTGGACAAAGATAGCCTCCAAAGATAGAGTTAGACAGGAACAATTACCGACcccagagggagaggaggacaGGTACTGTCCCTCAGGGAGAGACGGGGATAGTTACCGTGCCAGAGAAAGATGGACAGGTACCGTCCCACGAGACGAGGACAGGTACCGTCCCACGAGACGAGGACAGGTACCATTCAAACCGTTCCTTCACACACCCCACAGGGCCCAAATATCCTGGACCACCGGGGACGTGGACCACCTGTACCTGGACCACTGAATCTGGACCGGGAGCTAGAACACAACCCCATTTAGATCACACGGTTCAGTTTTAGTCTTATGTGAACTTGAAACAGAACTTATGAACTTATAAAACTTATTTTTTGAACTTATGTGAACTTGGAACTTCACTACTAGGGGCCTGGTAGCTACCAGGGAGGCTACCAGGGGGCTACCAGGCTAccaggggggcctggtagcctggtggatagcgcacaggactcgtaattctgtggcgggggttcgattcccgcaccaggcagaagcaaatgggcaaagtttctttcaccctgaatgcccctgttacctagcagtaaataggtacctgggtgttagtcagctgtcacgggctgctacctgggggtggaggcctggtcgagaaccgggccgcggggacactaaagccccgaaatcatcttaagataacctcaagataacctcacataAAATCTTTGGTAAACTTGAACAGAGGAATCTAAGTTAATCCCAGGAAGTAGAATAATAGAGTGACTGACCAGTTGACTGAATGAGTGACTGACACGCGAAGGAGAGTGAGTGACAAGGAACAATGAGCGAATATAATAAGCGAGAGGAAATGAGTGAGAATGAGTAATAAATGGGTCACACTATGAAGAAACGAAGAATAATGAACAATAATGGGAAAATGTGAGAGATTACtaggtatgagagagagagagagagagagagagagagagagagagagagagagagagagagagagagagagggagtgtgcCAGTTCATTTTTCTTAGCTCACCTTAAATAAAAGTTGCATACCACAATAGAGTCTGACGTACCCTAACGACTTACCTGCTCCGCTAATCACCATTAACCCTTTGTTTGCACGCTAATTACACCTTCCCCCTTGTTTGGAACCATTCCTTTTCACACTAATGGCAGCGGATTATCCTATTGTTAACAACCACTAACCCATTAGTTTGACAGTATCTCATTTGAAGTAGTTCCCCTTGTTTGGAGTCATTTTCCCCTTGTTTGGAGCCATTTTCCCCTTGTTTGGAGTCATTTTCCCCTTGTTTGGAGCCATTTTCCCCTTGTTTGGAGTCATTTTCCCCTTGTTTGGAGCCATTTTTCCCCTTGTTTGGAGCCATTTTCCCCTTGTTTGGAGCCATTTTCCCCTTGTTTGGAGGCATTTTCCCCTTGTTTGGAGCCATTTTTCCCTTGTTTGGAGCCATTTTCCCCTTGTTTGGAGCCATTTTCCTCTTGTTTAGAGCCATTTTCCTCTTGTTTGGAGCCATTTTCCTCTTGTTTGGAGCCATTTTCCCCTTGTTTGGAGTCATTTTCCCCCAGTTTGGAGTCATTTTTCCCCTTGTTTGGAGCCATTTTCCCCTTGTTTGGAGCCATTTTCCCCTTGTTTGGAGCCATTTTCCCCTTGTTTGGAGGCATTTTCCCCTTGTTTGGAGTCATTTTCACCTTGTTTGGAGCCATTTCCCCCCTTGTTTAGAGCCATTTTCCCCTTGTTTGGAGACTTTTTTCCCCTTGTTTGGAGTAATTTTCACCTTGTTTGGAGTCATTTTCCCCTTGTTTGGAGGCATTTTCCCCTAGTTTGGAGTCATTTTCCCCTTGTTTGGAGTCATTTCCCCCTAGTTTGATGTCACTTACCCCTAGTTTGATGTCACTTACCCCTAGTTTGACAGTTATTCCCTCATTTAATACAATTTATCCTCGTTTTGTGTCATTCACCATCGTTTAATCTCATTTTCACCTCGTTTTTCCACCCCTTAGTTTTATTTTCCCATATTGCTTTTATCTTTATTAATCTTTCACTCTCTCTTCTGTTGGTTCTGTTGTTCTGTTTGCAGTATTAAGTTCTGTTAAATACGTAGATTGTTTCCCTGTTTGCCTCTGTTGACGTTACTGTTTGTTTCctggatattttttttttatcctgtTTAGCTTTGTTTTCACAAACGTTTTTAAAACTTTGTTTCGTGTAATTTTCTTGACTGTTGTTTGAGTGTAAATATTGTCGTTTGTTTGGTGTTTCATTGTTTGTATTGTTTGCCTGTGTTTTGTTTGCTCAGTAGAGAGTAAAGGGCTTTGTTATTattcttctcttcctctttctcagttATCTTTGTTCATTCTTCCTTTGTTTTCTTCCTATTCTTAATTATATTCTTGCTCTTCTCTCCTTTTTTGTAATTTATTTGTtaattaaatataatttatttacTTGTAAATTTTGTAATTCAGTTCTTCTGTTTTCTCTGATCTTAGTTCATTCTTTCTCTTCTCAATTCGTTCTTTTAATTTCTTCAAGTAAAATAATAACTTATTCCTGGTTCACATTTTTTTTACTCTTTTTTTTCCTTGCTCCTTCTTCGTTAttccctctatctctctttccTCTTCCATTCTCTTTCATTCTGCCATTTCCTGCATACGTTATTCCTCAATCTTCTATTCCCTTATTTTTTTCTAATTGACTACACTTCCCCCTGTCTCTCTTCCTCCTTTCTCGTCCTCTCTACTTACATTTTCCCATCCCAATATTCTATCCCTTCCCCATCCTTCGCCGGTTGCTTCTCCTCTCTACCACTTCACAAAACACCGGAAGAACCCTAAGAATGGTTGAAGTAACGactatccgtgtgtgtgtgtgtgtgtgtgtgtggtgtgtgtgtttgtgtgtgtggtgtgtgtgtgtgtgtggtgtgtgtgtgtgtgtgtgtgtgtgtgtgtgtgtgtgtgtgtgtgtgtgtgtgtgtgtgtgtgtgtgtgtgtgtgtgtggtgtgtgtgtgtgtgtgtgtgtatgtgtgtgtgtgtgtgtgagtgtgtgtgtgtgtttgtgtgtgagccaAGCTTGCGGTAAGTATCTGATCTTCAAGTCTCTCTTCCTTAATATATAGAAAAAATACAGTTCTGTATTGTTGTATAGTCAGTTAGTGACCTCAAAAACAGCTGTATTTTGTATTAATTTCATCTTTGGAATATCTTTCTGATAACTTAAAATAACCCAGAGTATTATTTCGTTTTGATAATGATCAAtttgatatttttttaaattatgtATTTTCTCAAAAACAACGGCCAATTGCTCGTTAATTCTGCTGCCAAAGACTGTTCATGAACAGACTGGACTTTACACACGTCCCATAAAGTCGTACGAACTCTACTTTAACTCTACTCACTTTCCATGATTTAAATCCATCTCTCTtacgtactgcaaatacaaataatttcgAACATAAACTAATCGCCTAATCTTTCCTAGGACTAACTATACAGAAAATTCTAGTATATGTTAATATTTCTATATGAGAAAATTCAGTTTtcgaatacacagtatgttaaaagtaCGTTATAAGCTTTTTAGGGTCGACCGCATCTTAGACAATAATAGGCTGAAGGTTGGTTGAGGATCTGAGACAGAACCGATCTTATCTTTTCTACAAAGCTGGAATACCAGCTTTAGTATATAAACTTTCGTGCGGGAAAGACCAcgacatgtatatgtatacatatacagcaCGACGTGTAACTCCCTTCtcgtttaaacctctcgtgtgagGTTTATaacaccctcaggatgggtattgaGGGCCCCCATAAATGTATTCATGTGATTATATGTCTTGAGTTACTCTACTCCATTTCTCAGTCCTTTCTTATCTCTGTTTCTTGTCCTCACTTGCTCTTTAACTGTCTCCTTTGTTGGTTCctgtcctctctctctgcctcctgtCCACTTTCTCTGTCTCCTGCCAACTTGTTCTGTCTCTTGGTCTTGTGTATCTATCTCTGTCACTTGTTCTATTTCTCTATTTGCCTATTGCCTTTCTTCCACTTTGCCTACTCTATTTAATTACTCTTCTATGTCTTGCCTTTCGTTTCTGCTTTCATTTAACGAGGTCTTTATATCCATAGCCCCTTCCCCTCCTTATCTAGCTGCTTTCTCTGCTatgcataagtttagatttaggaaagacttgggtaaatactggttcggtaacagggttgttgatttgtggaaccaattaccgcgtaacgtggtggaggtggggtccctcgattgtttcaagcgcgggttggacaagtatatgagtgggattgggtgattatagataggagctgcctcgtatgggccagtaggccttctgcagttacctttgttcttatgttcttatgttatatgTAAGTTCTTttagttgttgaccagaccacacactagaaggtgaagggacgaggacgtttcggtccgtcctggaccattttcaagtcgattgtgtcttgagaatggtccaggacggacccaaacgtcctcgtcccttcgctttctagtgtgtggtctggtcaacatatttcagccacgttattgtggctcctCGTCTGGTTTTAGTTCTGTCTAGGTTCTTATCTGACTCCTTTTCTGTTTTTAGGTTTGCTATCACTTGGTGGTAGGTCTgtcgtctttctctctctctctctctctctctctctctctctctctctctctctctctctctctctctctctctctctctctctctctctctctctctctctccttcttctttgCCTCTCTCCCAGGTCTCAAATGGCCCTCGACAAAGGGCCGGAAGAGCCACGTGGGGCCGCAGAAAACGGTCGCCAAGCCGAAGAAAACGATGGGCGGGAACTCAacggctgcctctctctctctctctctctctctctctctctctctctctctctctctctctctctctctctctctcaagcttCGAAATACTCGATCATTTCACTTAACAAGTTGAAACTGAAGAGTAGAAGTCCATTTTTGTTTACTTTCAGTTCACAAATGGATGACAAAGTTAAGAGTTACAGAAAGTGTTGATGGTTAATGAGCTCTTGTGTATATGTCCAGCATCTCTTGCATGGATGTTGAGGGGGAGATGGGAGCTCTTCATACCTTTAAATTGTAGCGtgggaacaggtgtgtgtgtgtgcgtgtgtgtgtgtgtgtgtgtgtgtgtgtgtgtgtgtgtgtgtgtgcgtgtgtgtgtgtgtatgtgtgtgtgtgtgtgtgtgtgtgtgtgtgtgtgtgtgtgtgtgtgtgtgtgtgtgtgtgtgtgtgttcacctaggtgtactcgcctagttgtactttgTCAGGGGCTGAGTttgggctctttggttccgcctctcaaccgtcaatcaacaggtgtacatgttcctgaaacctgtgtgtgtgtgtgtgtgtgtctgtgtgtgtgtgtgtgtgtgtgtgtgtgtgatctgttATCTGTTATCACATGCCGATATCTTC is a genomic window containing:
- the LOC123774247 gene encoding anti-sigma-I factor RsgI-like, whose translation is MAPNKVKMTPNKGKMPPNKGKMAPNKGKMAPNKGKMAPNKGKNDSKLGENDSKQGENGSKQEENGSKQEENGSKQEENGSKQGENGSKQGKNGSKQGENASKQGENGSKQGENGSKQGEKWLQTRGK